The Acidimicrobiia bacterium genome window below encodes:
- a CDS encoding cytochrome c yields MKTIVLVLVVMLLTGCTTSLEVDASGPEIYSALCSRCHAGDLSGGVGPALGAGSEVAGQPDAYLIQTITSGLGRMPAFRNTLTEEQILRVFEYLRVVQGGT; encoded by the coding sequence ATGAAAACGATCGTGTTGGTTCTCGTTGTCATGTTGCTGACCGGTTGCACCACCAGTCTCGAAGTCGATGCCTCGGGCCCGGAGATCTACTCAGCACTGTGTAGTCGATGCCACGCCGGTGATCTGTCCGGAGGCGTTGGGCCGGCGTTGGGGGCGGGCAGCGAAGTGGCCGGCCAGCCGGACGCCTATCTGATTCAGACCATCACATCGGGGCTCGGTCGGATGCCGGCATTTCGCAACACCTTGACCGAGGAACAGATCCTCCGCGTCTTCGAGTACTTGCGGGTGGTCCAGGGCGGGACTTAG